A genomic window from Dermacentor silvarum isolate Dsil-2018 chromosome 9, BIME_Dsil_1.4, whole genome shotgun sequence includes:
- the LOC119464089 gene encoding uncharacterized protein LOC119464089 translates to MMSFAVSSVLLGYLVSFAHGAVQYHQLIKCSQNYSAEIMGLVTRDAVIGHQMMAKIKLRVYDTILEDLKLRVALFTPRGTVVPCIERFGSCVYDICENVPENKVTMWTTKCPVTPGTYWRNLVFRVSPKMEKHIGDGNLIAAMMLESKGKKLSCQALHLTVFKTRPTTDIWD, encoded by the exons ATGATGTCCTTTGCGGTGTCCTCCGTGCTTTTAGGTTACCTGGTCAGCTTCGCTCACGGCGCGGTACAATACCACCAGCTAATCAAATGCAGCC AAAACTACAGTGCCGAGATCATGGGCTTGGTAACCAGGGACGCCGTCATCGGCCACCAGATGATGGCCAAGATTAAGCTTCGTGTCTACGACACCATCCTGGAGGATCTCAAGCTGAGGGTGGCGCTATTCACACCTCGAGGCACAGTCGTTCCGTGTATAGAACGCTTCGGCTcgtg CGTGTATGACATTTGTGAAAACGTGCCGGAGAACAAGGTGACAATGTGGACGACCAAGTGTCCAGTGACGCCCGGCACCTACTGGCGCAACTTAGTATTCCGGGTTTCGCCTAAAATGGAGAAGCATATCGGC GATGGAAACCTCATTGCAGCCATGATGTTGGAGAGCAAGGGCAAGAAGCTTTCATGCCAAGCCCTTCACTTGACAGTTTTCAAGACCAGGCCAACAACGGACATCTGGGATTAG
- the LOC119464090 gene encoding uncharacterized protein LOC119464090: MPITPCHNADNHTAEIARLTTRDAIVGSTMKAKIKLRVYDAILKDLKLRTALFTPEGHIVPCIDGFGSCVYDLCKENKNTTRLLGNGTKPENTAKCPIPPGTYYRTLEFKLSPKLNKHIGNGELLGTMRLESGTKVVACHAHFMVLYPTKPKVKEWY, from the exons ATGCCGATAACCCCTTGTCACAACGCAGATAATCACACAGCCGAGATAGCACGCCTGACAACAAGAGATGCCATAGTAGGCTCAACTATGAAGGCCAAGATAAAGCTGCGCGTCTACGATGCGATCCTCAAGGACCTGAAGCTGAGGACTGCCTTGTTCACTCCAGAAGGCCACATCGTGCCATGCATTGACGGGTTCGGAAGCTG CGTGTACGACCTCTGCAAGGAGAACAAGAACACGACGAGGCTTTTGGGTAACGGAACAAAGCCAGAGAACACTGCCAAGTGTCCCATCCCCCCGGGTACCTACTACCGCACGCTGGAGTTCAAGCTCTCGCCGAAGCTGAACAAACACATTGGG AACGGTGAACTTCTCGGGACTATGCGACTTGAGAGCGGAACCAAGGTGGTCGCGTGCCACGCccatttcatggtgctctaccCAACGAAGCCAAAGGTGAAGGAATGGTACTAG
- the LOC119464091 gene encoding uncharacterized protein LOC119464091 produces the protein MAHIETSLQRRCYTSTIAALGLAALFSLGFAKPTLRRYPLNPCLTSASARIQNVVVQSKMDRGQALLSFDVIVTGRLVDPKVRVTARGEELSPLTPDYHLCELLKPGPKGAPSKPCDFKPNVYHAEIQVSGYQAFYLTTEGGKSDVRFEVIDNGAVVGCNSSEP, from the exons ATGGCCCACATCGAGACTTCGCTTCAACGCCGCTGCTACACGTCGACGATAGCAGCTTTGGGCCTCGCGGCACTGTTTTCCTTGGGCTTTGCCAAGCCGACCCTGAGACGCTATCCGCTTAACCCCTGCTTAA CGTCCGCATCGGCCAGGATCCAAAATGTCGTAGTCCAAAGCAAAATGGACCGAGGACAGGCACTGCTTTCCTTCGACGTCATTGTGACAGGACGCCTGGTGGACCCTAAAGTTCGCGTCACTGCGCGTGGCGAAGAATTGAGCCCTCTCACACC GGATTACCACCTGTGCGAGCTACTGAAACCAGGACCCAAGGGCGCACCCTCAAAACCGTGTGACTTCAAGCCCAATGTGTACCACGCGGAAATACAGGTTTCAGGTTACCAAGCGTTCTACTTAACGACGGAG GGTGGGAAGAGTGACGTGCGCTTCGAAGTCATCGACAACGGAGCAGTCGTGGGATGTAACTCGAGTGAGCCGTGA